A stretch of Streptomyces vietnamensis DNA encodes these proteins:
- a CDS encoding chlorohydrolase family protein: protein MRTRWRARHVLAHQDGGHALLRDGEVVWEDDVIVYVGPRYDGPVDEDRDLGHSLVMPGLIDLDALTDVDHLVLDSWHGPEHGGGLQWSQDYFTHRRRDVFTPEERNTIREYALVQLALHGITTYMPIASEVHSAWAEPYDELVAMAETSRRLGLRGYLGPAYRSGVNVALPDGSRDVAFDEERGRAGLRDAVRFLDHLDKLSDPLLTGVLLPCRIETLTEELLRETAATARRRDVLVRLHALQGTVERDLVMDRHGMTPLELIGSTGLFGTRLLVPHTVLVDRHPDVHGEDRGDLAALARAGVSVVHCPQTSLRYGDVLHSFGTYRRAGINLCLGTDSFPPDLIRGMDVGVHLAKVVDGRLDAAPVEQYVEAATLGGARALGRADLGRLRAGAQADLVAFELGDIRDGVQDDPVRTFLLSGTARQATNSVVAGRPVLVDRGIPGVDLPALQERAQGLFEKMRAAYGERDVLRRDADTLFPPTFPPFRAGA, encoded by the coding sequence ATGCGCACCCGCTGGCGTGCCCGCCACGTACTCGCCCACCAGGACGGCGGTCATGCACTGCTGCGGGACGGCGAGGTGGTGTGGGAGGACGACGTCATCGTGTACGTCGGCCCGCGCTACGACGGCCCGGTCGACGAGGACCGCGACCTCGGCCACTCCCTCGTCATGCCGGGCCTGATCGACCTCGACGCGCTCACCGACGTCGACCACCTCGTGCTCGACTCGTGGCACGGTCCCGAGCACGGCGGCGGGCTCCAGTGGTCGCAGGACTACTTCACCCACCGTCGCCGCGACGTGTTCACCCCCGAGGAACGGAACACGATCCGCGAGTACGCGCTGGTGCAGCTCGCGCTGCACGGCATCACCACGTACATGCCGATCGCCTCCGAGGTGCACAGCGCCTGGGCCGAGCCCTACGACGAACTCGTCGCGATGGCCGAGACCTCGCGCCGCCTCGGGCTGCGCGGCTACCTCGGCCCGGCCTACCGCTCCGGCGTCAACGTGGCACTGCCCGACGGCAGTCGGGACGTGGCCTTCGACGAGGAGCGGGGCCGCGCCGGACTGCGGGACGCCGTCCGGTTCCTCGACCACCTCGACAAGCTCTCCGATCCGCTGCTGACCGGTGTGCTGCTGCCCTGCCGCATCGAGACCCTCACCGAGGAGCTGCTGCGCGAGACCGCGGCCACGGCCCGCCGTCGCGACGTCCTCGTCCGGCTGCACGCCCTGCAGGGCACGGTCGAACGGGACCTGGTCATGGACCGGCACGGCATGACGCCCCTGGAACTGATCGGCAGCACCGGCCTGTTCGGCACGCGGCTGCTCGTGCCGCACACCGTGCTCGTGGACCGGCACCCCGACGTGCACGGCGAGGACCGCGGCGATCTGGCTGCCCTTGCCCGCGCCGGGGTGTCCGTCGTGCACTGCCCGCAGACCTCCCTGCGGTACGGGGACGTGCTGCACTCCTTCGGCACGTACCGGAGGGCCGGCATCAACCTCTGCCTCGGCACCGACTCCTTCCCGCCCGATCTGATCCGCGGCATGGACGTCGGCGTCCACCTCGCCAAGGTCGTCGACGGCCGGCTGGACGCGGCACCCGTCGAGCAGTACGTCGAGGCCGCCACGCTCGGCGGGGCCCGCGCCCTGGGCCGCGCCGACCTGGGCCGGCTCCGGGCCGGCGCCCAGGCGGATCTCGTCGCCTTCGAGCTCGGCGACATCCGCGACGGCGTGCAGGACGACCCCGTCCGCACGTTCCTGCTCAGCGGCACCGCACGGCAGGCCACGAACTCCGTCGTCGCCGGCCGTCCCGTCCTCGTCGACCGCGGCATCCCCGGAGTCGACCTGCCCGCCCTGCAGGAGCGGGCGCAGGGCCTGTTCGAGAAGATGCGGGCGGCGTACGGCGAACGCGACGTCCTGCGCCGGGACGCCGACACGCTGTTCCCGCCGACCTTCCCGCCCTTCCGGGCGGGAGCGTGA
- a CDS encoding GntR family transcriptional regulator, which yields MDRAEALLRARIHSGAYAQGARLRERELSETLGVSRIPVREALVRLAAEGLVVLSPRRGASVRRLTLRDVDELFDLRLSLEVFAARRAAEIAARGGEHPALQRIMDQAEEATRRDSADDIAAANTAFHAEIVTMTGNRLLQASLQPSLGLMHWLFRITSADAGPRVYCEEHKQLCHAVYSGRPQLAEALAYAHIDIRREPTLRSLSGLLPAE from the coding sequence GTGGACCGTGCCGAAGCGCTCCTGCGTGCGCGCATCCACTCCGGCGCCTACGCCCAGGGCGCCCGGCTGCGCGAGCGCGAGCTGTCGGAGACCCTCGGCGTCTCCCGCATCCCCGTCCGCGAGGCCCTCGTACGACTCGCCGCCGAAGGCCTCGTCGTCCTCTCGCCCCGGCGCGGAGCCAGCGTGCGCCGCCTCACCCTCAGAGACGTCGACGAGCTCTTCGACCTGCGCCTCAGCCTGGAGGTGTTCGCCGCCCGCCGTGCCGCCGAGATCGCCGCACGCGGGGGCGAACACCCCGCCCTGCAACGGATCATGGACCAGGCGGAAGAAGCCACCCGGCGCGACTCCGCCGACGACATCGCCGCCGCGAACACCGCCTTCCACGCCGAGATCGTCACCATGACCGGCAACCGGCTGCTGCAGGCCTCGCTCCAGCCCTCCCTCGGCCTGATGCACTGGCTCTTCCGGATCACCTCCGCCGACGCAGGACCCCGCGTTTACTGCGAGGAGCACAAACAGCTCTGCCACGCCGTCTACTCCGGCCGACCGCAGCTCGCCGAGGCCCTGGCCTACGCCCACATCGACATCCGCCGCGAACCCACCCTGCGGAGCCTCAGCGGCTTACTGCCCGCGGAGTGA
- a CDS encoding TetR/AcrR family transcriptional regulator, whose translation MATDRRRAILEAAARVIARRGVRGLRMEELATEAEVSTALIYYHFKDRAGVLRHTLEFISEQADRYTSGGDGAAGPCDAREELERSLLLEFQDVPEVRENSTAWGELRASAIFEPELRGDLARATLAWIHDVADLLSCVRPTAPAPVLTASAERLTGLLEGLSTRWLSGALPLAHARELVREAVSVEIERLGTAPPASLRGQ comes from the coding sequence GTGGCGACGGACCGCCGAAGGGCCATCCTGGAAGCCGCCGCGCGCGTCATCGCGCGGCGAGGGGTCCGCGGGCTGCGCATGGAGGAGCTCGCGACCGAGGCCGAGGTGTCGACCGCGCTCATCTACTACCACTTCAAGGACCGTGCCGGCGTCCTGCGCCACACCCTGGAGTTCATCAGCGAGCAGGCCGACCGGTACACGTCGGGGGGAGACGGCGCCGCCGGACCGTGCGACGCCAGGGAGGAGCTGGAGCGGTCCCTCCTCCTGGAGTTCCAGGACGTTCCCGAAGTCCGCGAGAACAGCACGGCGTGGGGCGAACTGCGCGCCAGCGCGATCTTCGAGCCCGAGCTGCGCGGAGATCTGGCCAGGGCCACGCTGGCCTGGATCCACGATGTCGCGGACCTCCTGAGCTGCGTCCGGCCCACGGCTCCCGCGCCGGTCCTCACGGCGTCCGCGGAGCGGCTCACCGGCCTCCTGGAGGGACTCAGCACGCGCTGGCTCAGCGGCGCGCTGCCGCTGGCCCATGCCCGCGAACTGGTGCGGGAGGCGGTCTCCGTCGAGATCGAGCGGCTGGGTACCGCCCCGCCCGCGTCACTCCGCGGGCAGTAA
- a CDS encoding agmatine deiminase family protein has product MDTPTTSRRRLLQIGAAALPLAALGSALPTVARAATGPSGATLRMPAEHDRHVRTFMAWPALSSVWGPYLAGVRRDIARVADAISRYEPVAVLARPGQAADARYQCGAGAYYGIEVVETANDDLWIRDFGPTFVVAPGAVAGVDTNFNGWGKTGTSYYQPYANDAAAAATLLGQYGVPRVQAGFVGEGGSLETDGQGTLLATVSSLVNANRNPGMTQDQVEQAMKSALGIDKVIWVPGLAGQDITDCHIDCLARFVAPGQVILDQPGPGTDPKWVAVYNETKQILLGATDAQGRRLTVTELPGPDRSRIRGKDRGSAFLSSYTNYYTANGAVLVPQFGDGYADGVAYDILAAAYPGRNIVQLDIDNIATGGGGIHCATQSQPVVPPAV; this is encoded by the coding sequence ATGGACACGCCCACGACGTCCCGACGCCGGCTGCTCCAGATCGGAGCGGCAGCTCTGCCGCTCGCGGCCCTCGGGTCGGCACTGCCCACCGTCGCCCGCGCCGCCACCGGCCCTTCCGGCGCCACGCTGCGGATGCCCGCGGAGCACGACCGCCACGTACGGACCTTCATGGCCTGGCCCGCCCTGTCCTCGGTCTGGGGCCCGTATCTCGCCGGCGTCCGCCGTGACATCGCGCGCGTGGCCGACGCGATCTCCCGCTACGAGCCCGTCGCGGTGCTCGCCCGTCCCGGGCAGGCGGCCGACGCCCGGTACCAGTGCGGAGCCGGGGCCTACTACGGCATCGAGGTCGTCGAGACAGCCAACGACGACCTGTGGATCCGGGACTTCGGACCCACCTTCGTGGTCGCCCCCGGCGCCGTCGCGGGCGTGGACACCAACTTCAACGGCTGGGGCAAGACCGGCACCAGCTACTACCAGCCCTACGCCAATGACGCCGCCGCGGCCGCGACCCTGCTCGGCCAGTACGGCGTCCCGCGCGTGCAGGCCGGGTTCGTCGGGGAGGGCGGCTCGCTGGAGACCGACGGCCAGGGCACCCTGCTCGCCACGGTCAGCTCGCTCGTCAACGCCAACCGCAACCCGGGCATGACCCAGGACCAGGTCGAGCAGGCGATGAAGTCGGCGCTCGGCATCGACAAGGTGATCTGGGTACCGGGACTCGCCGGCCAGGACATCACCGACTGCCACATCGACTGCCTGGCCCGCTTCGTCGCACCCGGACAGGTCATCCTCGACCAGCCGGGGCCCGGCACCGACCCCAAGTGGGTCGCCGTCTACAACGAGACCAAGCAGATCCTGCTCGGCGCGACCGACGCCCAGGGCCGCCGCCTGACCGTCACCGAGCTCCCCGGCCCGGACCGCAGCCGCATCCGCGGCAAGGACAGGGGCAGCGCCTTCCTGTCCAGCTACACCAACTACTACACCGCCAACGGCGCCGTCCTCGTACCGCAGTTCGGCGACGGCTACGCCGACGGCGTGGCGTACGACATCCTCGCGGCCGCCTACCCCGGCCGGAACATCGTCCAGCTCGACATCGACAACATCGCGACCGGCGGCGGCGGCATCCACTGCGCCACCCAGTCCCAGCCGGTCGTTCCTCCGGCCGTCTGA
- a CDS encoding TetR/AcrR family transcriptional regulator, whose translation MASRSTQILEAAARVIARRGVRGLRVEELAAEAGVSTALIYYHFKDRAGILSKTLEFISDRADRYTTHRDPDAEPLGPREELEQTLLLELQDSTEVRENSSAWGELRASAVFDDLLREDLARATQVWIHEVAGLLGQVRPTAPAVALAASAERLTALMEGLSMRWLSGTLQIAHARTLMSDAIDAEVERLGRP comes from the coding sequence ATGGCGTCTCGCAGTACTCAGATCCTGGAAGCCGCCGCCCGGGTGATCGCCCGGCGCGGGGTCCGCGGCCTGCGCGTGGAGGAGCTCGCGGCCGAGGCCGGCGTGTCCACCGCGCTGATCTACTACCACTTCAAGGACCGTGCCGGGATCCTGAGCAAGACGCTGGAGTTCATCAGCGACCGCGCCGATCGCTACACGACCCACCGCGATCCGGACGCCGAACCGCTCGGCCCGCGCGAGGAACTGGAGCAGACGCTCCTCCTCGAACTCCAGGACTCGACCGAGGTCAGGGAGAACAGCAGCGCCTGGGGCGAGTTGAGGGCGAGCGCCGTCTTCGACGACCTCCTGCGCGAGGACCTGGCGCGCGCCACCCAGGTCTGGATCCATGAGGTCGCGGGCCTGCTCGGACAGGTCCGTCCGACGGCCCCGGCCGTCGCCCTCGCGGCGTCCGCCGAGCGGCTCACCGCCCTCATGGAGGGCCTGAGCATGCGCTGGCTCAGCGGCACGCTCCAGATCGCCCACGCCCGGACCCTGATGAGCGACGCCATCGACGCCGAGGTGGAACGGCTGGGCCGCCCGTGA
- the ureA gene encoding urease subunit gamma: MPLTPTERDRLLLFTAAQLARTRLERGLRLNVPEATALIADTVCEAARDGLHLAEALDRGRAVLGPDDVLPGVTDVVTEIQVEAVFDDGTRLAVISAPFGEVEHDDGAPGAVLPHTETLPEPEPPITLSVRNTAAVPVSVTSHFHFFEANPRLDFDRAAAYGMRLAAPAGSSTRFDPGAVVEVGLVPMGGDRIAIGFAGLVDGPLDAPGAKAEALKRAAACGYLGTEGAER; this comes from the coding sequence ATGCCCCTGACCCCCACCGAACGGGACCGGCTGCTGCTCTTCACCGCCGCCCAGCTCGCGCGGACGCGCCTGGAGCGCGGACTGCGGCTCAACGTACCGGAGGCGACCGCGCTGATCGCCGACACGGTGTGCGAGGCCGCACGCGACGGCCTCCACCTGGCCGAGGCACTCGACCGCGGCCGCGCCGTCCTCGGCCCGGACGACGTGCTCCCCGGCGTCACCGACGTCGTGACGGAGATCCAGGTCGAGGCGGTGTTCGACGACGGCACCCGGCTGGCCGTCATCAGCGCCCCCTTCGGCGAGGTGGAGCACGACGACGGCGCCCCCGGGGCGGTCCTGCCCCACACGGAGACCCTGCCGGAACCGGAACCGCCGATCACCCTGTCGGTCCGCAACACGGCCGCGGTCCCGGTCAGCGTGACCTCGCACTTCCACTTCTTCGAGGCCAACCCGCGCCTCGACTTCGACCGGGCCGCCGCCTACGGCATGCGGCTCGCCGCCCCGGCCGGATCGTCCACCCGCTTCGACCCCGGCGCCGTCGTCGAGGTCGGACTCGTCCCCATGGGCGGAGACCGGATCGCGATCGGTTTCGCGGGCCTGGTCGACGGGCCGCTCGACGCGCCCGGCGCGAAGGCCGAGGCCCTGAAGCGCGCCGCAGCCTGCGGCTACCTCGGAACGGAAGGGGCGGAGCGATGA
- a CDS encoding urease subunit alpha — translation MSRPTRHSDHCSPGSSRHIDPYEYATVHGPRAGDRVRLGDSGLVVRVESDSQAYGDEFLAGFGKTARDGMHLKAAAVRDTCDVVITNVLVIDAVQGIRKVSIGIREGRIHAMGRAGNPDTLDGVDVVVGTGTTMIPGEGLIATAGAVDTHVHLLSPRIMEASLASGVTTIIGQEIGPSWGVGVNSPWALKLGFDAFDAWPVNIGFLARGSASDEAPLVEALAEGGASGFKVHEDMGAHTRALDTALRVAEEHDVQVALHSDGLNECLSVEDTLRVLEGRTIHAFHIEGCGGGHVPNVLKMAGVPNVIGSSTNPTLPFGRDAIAEHYGMIVSVHDLKTDLPGDAAMARDRIRAGTMGAEDVLHDLGAIGITSSDAQGMGRAGETVRRTFAMAGKMKAELGPLEGDGAHDDNARVLRYIAKLTINPAIAHGLAHEIGSIEVGKMADIVLWRPPFFGAKPQMVLKSGFPAYGVTGDPNAATDTCEPLVLGPLFGAHGAAPAELSVAFVAQAAVELGSDAMPTRRRRVAVRNTRGIGPADLLRNARLGQVDVDPRSGLVTLDGDPMRSEPAQQVSLSRLYFL, via the coding sequence ATGAGCAGGCCCACCAGACACAGCGATCACTGTTCGCCCGGCAGCAGCCGGCACATCGACCCGTACGAGTACGCCACCGTGCACGGCCCCCGCGCCGGTGACCGGGTCCGGCTGGGCGACTCCGGGCTCGTCGTACGGGTGGAGTCGGACTCGCAGGCGTACGGCGACGAGTTCCTCGCCGGGTTCGGCAAGACCGCGCGCGACGGGATGCACCTCAAGGCCGCGGCGGTCCGGGACACCTGTGACGTCGTGATCACCAACGTCCTGGTGATCGACGCCGTGCAGGGCATCCGCAAGGTGTCCATCGGCATCCGCGAGGGCCGGATCCACGCGATGGGGCGGGCCGGCAACCCCGACACCCTCGACGGCGTCGACGTCGTCGTCGGCACCGGCACCACCATGATTCCGGGTGAGGGGCTCATCGCCACCGCCGGCGCCGTCGACACCCACGTCCACCTGCTGTCGCCCCGGATCATGGAGGCCTCGCTCGCGAGCGGCGTCACCACGATCATCGGGCAGGAGATCGGGCCGAGTTGGGGCGTCGGCGTCAACTCGCCCTGGGCGCTGAAGCTCGGGTTCGACGCCTTCGACGCCTGGCCGGTCAACATCGGCTTCCTGGCCCGGGGTTCGGCCTCGGACGAAGCGCCCCTGGTCGAGGCGCTCGCCGAGGGCGGTGCCTCGGGCTTCAAGGTCCACGAGGACATGGGCGCCCACACCCGCGCCCTCGACACCGCCCTGCGGGTCGCCGAGGAGCACGACGTCCAGGTCGCCCTCCACTCGGACGGCCTGAACGAGTGCCTGTCGGTCGAGGACACCCTCCGCGTCCTGGAGGGCCGGACGATCCACGCCTTCCACATCGAGGGCTGCGGCGGCGGACACGTCCCCAACGTCCTGAAGATGGCGGGCGTGCCGAACGTCATCGGCTCCTCCACCAACCCCACCCTGCCCTTCGGGCGGGACGCCATCGCCGAGCACTACGGGATGATCGTCTCCGTCCACGACCTGAAGACCGACCTCCCGGGCGACGCCGCCATGGCGCGCGACCGGATCCGGGCCGGGACGATGGGTGCGGAGGACGTCCTGCACGACCTCGGCGCGATCGGGATCACCTCCTCCGACGCGCAGGGGATGGGCCGCGCGGGGGAGACCGTACGCCGGACCTTCGCCATGGCCGGGAAGATGAAGGCCGAGCTGGGCCCCCTGGAGGGCGACGGCGCGCACGACGACAACGCGCGCGTGCTGCGCTACATCGCGAAGCTCACCATCAACCCGGCGATCGCCCACGGCCTCGCCCACGAGATCGGCTCGATCGAGGTCGGGAAGATGGCCGACATCGTGCTGTGGCGTCCGCCGTTCTTCGGTGCCAAACCGCAGATGGTCCTGAAATCCGGCTTCCCGGCCTACGGCGTCACGGGCGATCCCAATGCCGCCACCGACACCTGCGAACCGCTCGTCCTAGGGCCGCTGTTCGGCGCCCACGGCGCCGCTCCGGCCGAGCTCTCCGTCGCCTTCGTCGCCCAGGCCGCCGTCGAGCTCGGCTCGGACGCGATGCCGACCCGCCGCCGCAGGGTGGCCGTACGGAACACCCGCGGCATCGGTCCCGCCGACCTGCTGCGCAACGCCCGCCTCGGACAGGTGGACGTCGACCCGCGCAGCGGGCTCGTGACCCTCGACGGCGATCCGATGCGCTCCGAGCCGGCGCAGCAGGTCTCGTTGAGCCGGCTGTACTTCCTCTGA
- a CDS encoding agmatine deiminase family protein, translating into MTAFRMPAEWSAHEGCLMAWPVRQDLWGSVLDDVKEEYANVARAIAAFEPVTMVAPPGHGEEARTRCGDGITVVELAQDDSWFRDSAPLFVLDGAGNRAGVDFRFNAWGRKHSPYDSDDRISALLLKHLGVERIASDMILEGGAITVDGEGTLITTEQCLLHPNRNPGMNRDEIETELKSQLGVDKVVWLPYGGLLDTETDGHVDGVCAFAAPGKVVVSLPDDPGHPDYARMRANRAVLEATTDAQGRPFEIVEVPQTAFADIAGGEVEVSYLNYYVANGGVVVPVAGVPQDDEALAVIAAAYPGREVVGVRAPAIAYGGGGVHCITQQIPAVTAGA; encoded by the coding sequence ATGACTGCATTCCGTATGCCTGCCGAGTGGTCCGCGCACGAGGGGTGCCTGATGGCCTGGCCCGTCCGGCAGGACCTGTGGGGCAGCGTCCTCGACGACGTCAAGGAGGAGTACGCGAACGTCGCCCGCGCCATCGCCGCCTTCGAGCCCGTGACCATGGTCGCGCCGCCCGGCCACGGCGAGGAGGCCCGGACGAGGTGCGGTGACGGGATCACCGTGGTGGAGCTGGCGCAGGACGACTCCTGGTTCCGGGACTCCGCCCCGCTCTTCGTGCTCGACGGCGCCGGCAACCGCGCAGGAGTGGACTTCCGCTTCAACGCCTGGGGCCGCAAGCACAGCCCGTACGACTCCGACGACCGGATCAGCGCCCTCCTGCTGAAGCACCTCGGCGTCGAGCGCATCGCCTCCGACATGATCCTGGAGGGCGGGGCGATCACCGTCGACGGCGAAGGCACCCTGATCACGACCGAGCAGTGTCTGCTCCACCCCAACCGGAACCCCGGGATGAACCGCGACGAGATCGAGACGGAACTGAAATCCCAGCTCGGCGTCGACAAGGTTGTCTGGCTTCCGTACGGCGGTCTACTGGACACGGAGACCGACGGGCACGTCGACGGCGTCTGCGCCTTCGCCGCTCCCGGCAAGGTCGTCGTCTCCCTGCCCGACGACCCCGGACACCCCGACTACGCCCGGATGCGGGCCAACCGCGCGGTGCTGGAGGCCACGACCGACGCCCAGGGCCGGCCGTTCGAGATCGTCGAGGTCCCGCAGACCGCGTTCGCCGACATCGCCGGCGGCGAGGTCGAGGTCTCCTACCTGAACTACTACGTGGCCAACGGCGGCGTAGTCGTCCCGGTGGCCGGCGTGCCCCAGGACGACGAGGCGCTCGCGGTCATCGCCGCCGCGTACCCGGGCCGCGAGGTCGTCGGGGTGCGGGCGCCCGCGATCGCGTACGGAGGCGGCGGGGTCCACTGCATCACGCAGCAGATCCCCGCCGTGACCGCCGGCGCCTGA
- a CDS encoding ABC transporter substrate-binding protein, with protein MTTPLPPGSRRPRGRRGRIAVTTAALTSLAVLAACSGPPKDGGVGGSAVKLSASTPPARGEIDSFTWAVYAEPPTLDYTVAFDYPQNTILSNVCESLMRWTPGLTLQPGLARKASNPDPATWVYDLRAGVRFHDGKVMTADDVVYSLGRQRDPNNAAAWAQTFQNVASIRKTGPLQVTVKLKKSDSQFPQYMATAAGVVASRAGVKAAGKDYGTTGDLACTGPFKLGKWSKGQSIELERFDGYWGTKAKAKKAVFRILTDPSARTNAMLSGEIDGGYLIPTESYDRLKNSGVGTLYFGEGLSTVNIDITNMHGPLGDLRVRKALSLALDRSGFVRAGLGGSGTVTTSLTTRAAWAGASERTRKAAFGALPPAAQDIEKAKALIKEAGATGKSLTVATSSIGQDVSLLATAIQAAGTRIGLKINLRTIAPNAFTALFTDPKAREGIDMFPLTYYQSITDPLDLLQNFKTGAYMNFADYSDKGYDALVDQATAVYEPDQRSKMEAELQQRAAEQLPWIPVAEWPTAVFLNKRITGAPTTIAYMYYPWAADVGAADADAGAAKTANAGATP; from the coding sequence ATGACCACACCCCTGCCTCCCGGCAGCAGACGCCCCCGCGGCAGGCGCGGACGGATCGCCGTGACCACGGCCGCCCTGACCTCCCTCGCGGTCCTCGCGGCCTGCTCCGGTCCGCCGAAGGACGGCGGCGTCGGCGGCTCCGCGGTCAAGCTCTCCGCCTCCACCCCTCCGGCCCGCGGCGAGATCGACTCCTTCACCTGGGCCGTCTACGCCGAGCCGCCCACCCTCGACTACACGGTCGCGTTCGACTATCCGCAGAACACGATCCTGTCCAACGTGTGCGAGAGCCTGATGCGCTGGACGCCGGGGCTCACCCTCCAGCCGGGCCTCGCGCGGAAGGCCTCGAACCCGGACCCCGCCACCTGGGTCTACGACCTGCGCGCCGGCGTGCGCTTCCACGACGGCAAGGTGATGACCGCCGACGACGTGGTCTACAGCCTCGGCCGGCAGCGGGACCCGAACAACGCCGCCGCCTGGGCGCAGACCTTCCAGAACGTCGCCTCCATACGGAAGACCGGCCCGCTCCAGGTCACCGTCAAGCTCAAGAAGTCGGACTCCCAGTTCCCCCAGTACATGGCGACCGCCGCGGGCGTCGTCGCCTCCCGGGCAGGTGTCAAGGCGGCGGGCAAGGACTACGGCACCACCGGCGACCTCGCCTGCACCGGCCCGTTCAAGCTGGGGAAGTGGAGCAAGGGCCAGTCGATCGAGCTCGAACGCTTCGACGGCTACTGGGGGACGAAGGCCAAGGCGAAGAAGGCCGTCTTCCGGATCCTGACCGACCCCTCGGCCCGCACCAACGCCATGCTCAGCGGAGAGATCGACGGCGGCTATCTGATTCCCACCGAGAGTTACGACCGCCTCAAGAACAGCGGCGTCGGCACGCTCTACTTCGGCGAGGGCCTCAGCACGGTCAACATCGACATCACCAACATGCACGGCCCGCTCGGCGACCTCCGGGTACGCAAGGCGCTCTCCCTGGCCCTCGACCGCTCCGGATTCGTCCGGGCCGGACTCGGCGGCTCCGGCACCGTCACCACCTCGCTCACCACCCGTGCCGCCTGGGCCGGAGCCTCGGAGCGGACCCGGAAGGCCGCCTTCGGCGCGCTGCCGCCCGCCGCCCAGGACATCGAGAAGGCGAAGGCGCTGATCAAGGAGGCCGGCGCCACGGGCAAGTCCCTGACCGTCGCCACCAGCTCCATCGGCCAGGACGTCTCCCTCCTCGCCACCGCGATCCAGGCCGCCGGCACCCGGATCGGGCTGAAGATCAACCTCAGGACGATCGCCCCCAACGCCTTCACGGCGCTGTTCACCGACCCGAAGGCACGCGAGGGCATCGACATGTTCCCGCTCACCTACTACCAGTCGATCACCGACCCGCTGGACCTGCTGCAGAACTTCAAGACCGGCGCCTACATGAACTTCGCCGACTACAGCGACAAGGGCTACGACGCCCTCGTCGACCAGGCCACCGCCGTCTACGAGCCGGACCAGCGGTCGAAGATGGAGGCCGAGCTGCAGCAGCGGGCCGCCGAGCAGCTGCCGTGGATCCCGGTCGCCGAGTGGCCCACCGCGGTCTTCCTCAACAAGAGGATCACCGGCGCCCCCACCACCATCGCGTACATGTACTACCCGTGGGCCGCGGACGTCGGTGCCGCCGACGCCGACGCCGGCGCGGCGAAGACGGCGAACGCGGGGGCCACGCCGTGA
- a CDS encoding ABC transporter permease: MNFVRFAVRRLAEMAATLLGASFVVFGALYLAPGNPAGFLLSGRSASPEALAAINAQYHLDDPFFVRYLHWLGDIVQGDFGRSITYRTEVSRLLADRLPTTLLLVVMALAVVVVIGLVLGWVAAVRGGGTDSAVLVGTTLAVGTPSFVAAVLLQGLFAVNLGWFPSSGSGDGLLDQVWHLTLPAIALALYLIGMLARVTRSAMVEALDSEHVTVARSRGVPEGQVIRRHVFRNSLGTVLTTGGLIVSTLLVCTILVETAFSIGGIGQLLELSTSTKDFPTVQAISLIIVALFMTVNLIVDLLLPLVDPRITLGSRSSSV, translated from the coding sequence GTGAACTTCGTGAGATTCGCCGTACGGCGCCTCGCGGAGATGGCCGCCACCCTGCTCGGTGCGTCGTTCGTGGTCTTCGGTGCCCTGTACCTGGCGCCGGGCAACCCGGCCGGCTTCCTGCTCTCCGGACGCTCGGCCTCGCCGGAGGCCCTCGCCGCGATCAACGCCCAGTACCACCTGGACGACCCCTTCTTCGTCCGCTACCTCCACTGGCTCGGCGACATCGTCCAAGGGGACTTCGGCCGGTCCATCACCTACCGCACCGAGGTCTCCCGGCTCCTGGCCGACCGCCTCCCCACCACGCTGCTGCTCGTCGTGATGGCACTGGCCGTGGTCGTCGTGATCGGTCTGGTACTGGGATGGGTCGCCGCCGTACGCGGCGGCGGCACCGACTCGGCCGTCCTCGTCGGGACCACGCTCGCCGTCGGCACCCCCTCCTTCGTCGCGGCCGTCCTGCTCCAGGGCCTGTTCGCCGTGAACCTGGGATGGTTCCCCAGCAGCGGGTCCGGCGACGGCCTCCTCGACCAGGTCTGGCACCTCACCCTGCCGGCGATCGCCCTCGCCCTGTACCTGATCGGCATGCTCGCCCGGGTCACCCGCTCCGCCATGGTCGAGGCCCTCGACAGCGAGCACGTCACGGTCGCCCGCAGCCGCGGCGTCCCCGAGGGCCAGGTCATCCGCCGCCATGTGTTCCGCAACTCGCTCGGCACCGTCCTCACCACCGGCGGACTGATCGTCTCCACCCTCCTGGTCTGCACGATCCTCGTGGAGACCGCCTTCAGCATCGGCGGGATCGGCCAGCTCCTGGAACTGTCCACCTCGACCAAGGACTTCCCGACCGTCCAGGCCATCTCCTTGATCATCGTCGCCCTCTTCATGACCGTGAACCTGATCGTCGACCTGCTGCTGCCGCTGGTCGACCCGCGGATCACCCTCGGATCGAGGAGCTCCTCCGTATGA